One region of Skermanella mucosa genomic DNA includes:
- the hisH gene encoding imidazole glycerol phosphate synthase subunit HisH has product MTVAIVDYGSGNLRSAAKAFERAAQEAGVGAAIAVTDDAEAVRRADRIVLPGVGAFADCMAGIRSVPGLVEAMEEAVLTRGTPFLGICVGMQLMAERGVEHGVWDGLGWIRGEVVALSPADPSLKIPHMGWNDLHVGRPDHPVLAGLHDGDHAYFVHSYRFACADPATELASVDYGGPVAAVIGRDNLVGTQFHPEKSQAAGLRLIANFLRWRP; this is encoded by the coding sequence ATGACCGTAGCAATCGTCGATTACGGCTCCGGCAATCTCAGGTCCGCCGCCAAGGCTTTCGAGCGCGCGGCGCAGGAGGCCGGCGTCGGCGCCGCCATCGCCGTCACCGACGATGCCGAGGCGGTGCGCCGGGCCGACCGCATCGTGCTGCCCGGCGTCGGCGCCTTCGCCGACTGCATGGCCGGCATCCGGTCGGTGCCGGGCCTGGTCGAGGCGATGGAGGAGGCCGTGCTGACCCGCGGCACGCCCTTCCTGGGCATCTGCGTCGGCATGCAGCTGATGGCGGAGCGCGGGGTCGAGCACGGGGTCTGGGACGGGCTGGGCTGGATCCGGGGCGAGGTCGTCGCCCTCTCTCCCGCCGACCCGTCGCTGAAGATCCCCCACATGGGCTGGAACGACCTGCATGTCGGGCGGCCGGACCACCCGGTGCTGGCCGGCCTGCATGACGGCGACCATGCCTATTTCGTCCATTCCTACCGCTTCGCCTGCGCCGACCCCGCGACCGAGCTGGCGAGCGTCGACTATGGCGGGCCGGTCGCGGCGGTGATCGGCCGCGACAACCTGGTCGGGACCCAGTTCCACCCGGAGAAGAGCCAGGCCGCCGGGCTCCGGTTGATCGCCAATTTCCTGCGCTGGCGGCCCTGA
- a CDS encoding GNAT family N-acetyltransferase: protein MEEMATAATVERVSKFRTADLHDLCDAADLAIRDGGGFGWVDPPPRDVMERYWKGVLIVPERHLFIARLDGVVAGSAQLVAPPRNNEAQAHSAQLTTSFVAPWARGHGLARMLVRAVEMAAREAGYRVLNLDVRETQRAAIALYETLGFRRWGTHPLYANVRGQSLAGHFFYKDLTSTDLPSPQPLTEAPT, encoded by the coding sequence ATGGAAGAGATGGCCACCGCCGCGACCGTCGAGCGCGTCTCGAAGTTCCGCACCGCGGATCTCCACGACCTGTGCGACGCCGCCGACCTCGCGATCCGCGACGGCGGCGGCTTCGGCTGGGTCGATCCGCCGCCCCGCGACGTGATGGAGCGATACTGGAAGGGCGTCCTGATCGTGCCGGAGCGGCACCTGTTCATCGCCCGCCTGGACGGCGTCGTGGCGGGCTCGGCCCAGCTCGTCGCGCCGCCCCGCAACAACGAGGCGCAGGCCCATTCCGCCCAGCTGACCACCTCCTTCGTGGCGCCCTGGGCGCGGGGCCACGGCCTCGCCCGCATGCTGGTCCGCGCGGTCGAGATGGCGGCCCGCGAGGCCGGCTACCGGGTGCTGAACCTGGACGTGAGGGAGACCCAGCGGGCGGCGATCGCGCTGTACGAGACGCTGGGCTTCAGGCGCTGGGGCACCCACCCGCTCTATGCCAACGTCCGCGGCCAGAGCCTCGCCGGCCATTTCTTCTACAAGGACCTGACCTCCACCGACCTGCCGTCCCCCCAGCCCCTTACCGAAGCGCCGACATGA
- a CDS encoding S1C family serine protease, translated as MASALSGCGVNVRKAGIAEPPTPPPESRRVPVRFGELQAKLRRGDVIGGYVIGFTCIGPFDPITWTSGRAMMDRAEVADLFHEEMSTAGYDVAGNPNRLFEVAEDEERAELVVSAQITDVKMNVCRKMGWWLVQSDIVGEEVEASIKVDWTVYSRLERRMVLRTSTWGYHAGGAATEDGKALAMEQAFAGAVANLAADPGFAAAGFAAPDARSTMPALETGGGIGRAGPAAGMATDGAARLQAVRLPALPPFTTPIQDHAEAVTGATVLVSGGTGHGSGVLVSRDGLLLTNHHVVGEAERVRVVLADGTAVVGKVERRHKPRDVALVRIEGRGLPALPVRTRPLTVSEDIYVVGAPLAERMRGTVTRGIVSALRRDRLTGLEEIQADASVQGGNSGGPLVDAQGNLAGLTVSMRTVPGSQASAGLNFFIPIGDALDRLRLQVGGPEIGGPEIGD; from the coding sequence TTGGCATCCGCCCTCTCGGGCTGCGGGGTCAATGTCCGCAAGGCCGGGATCGCGGAGCCCCCGACCCCGCCGCCGGAGAGCCGCCGCGTGCCGGTCCGCTTCGGCGAACTGCAGGCCAAGCTGCGGCGCGGCGATGTCATAGGCGGCTATGTCATTGGCTTCACATGCATCGGGCCGTTCGACCCGATCACCTGGACCAGCGGGCGCGCGATGATGGACCGGGCGGAAGTTGCCGACCTGTTCCATGAGGAGATGAGCACCGCCGGCTATGACGTGGCGGGCAATCCGAACCGCCTGTTCGAGGTTGCGGAGGACGAGGAACGGGCCGAACTGGTGGTCTCCGCCCAGATCACCGATGTCAAGATGAATGTCTGCCGCAAGATGGGCTGGTGGCTGGTCCAGTCCGACATCGTCGGGGAGGAGGTCGAGGCCTCGATCAAGGTGGATTGGACCGTCTATTCCCGCCTGGAACGGCGCATGGTGCTGCGGACTTCGACCTGGGGATATCATGCCGGCGGTGCGGCGACCGAGGACGGCAAGGCCCTGGCGATGGAGCAGGCCTTCGCCGGCGCGGTCGCGAACCTGGCGGCCGATCCCGGCTTCGCCGCGGCCGGCTTCGCGGCGCCGGACGCAAGATCGACGATGCCCGCGCTGGAGACCGGCGGCGGGATCGGCAGGGCCGGTCCCGCCGCGGGCATGGCGACCGATGGCGCGGCACGCCTCCAGGCGGTCCGGCTGCCGGCGCTGCCGCCCTTCACCACGCCGATCCAGGACCATGCGGAGGCGGTGACCGGGGCCACCGTGCTGGTCTCGGGCGGGACGGGCCACGGCTCCGGCGTGCTGGTCAGCCGGGACGGGCTGCTGCTGACCAACCACCACGTGGTCGGCGAGGCCGAACGGGTGCGGGTCGTGCTGGCCGACGGCACCGCCGTCGTGGGCAAGGTCGAGCGCCGGCACAAGCCGCGCGACGTGGCCCTGGTCCGGATCGAGGGGCGCGGCCTGCCCGCCCTGCCCGTCCGCACCCGCCCGCTGACCGTCAGCGAGGACATCTACGTGGTGGGAGCGCCCCTGGCGGAGCGGATGCGCGGCACCGTCACCCGCGGCATCGTCAGCGCTCTGCGGCGCGACCGCCTGACCGGGCTCGAGGAGATCCAGGCCGACGCCAGCGTCCAGGGCGGCAACAGCGGCGGGCCGCTGGTCGACGCCCAGGGCAACCTGGCGGGCCTGACCGTGTCGATGCGCACCGTGCCGGGCAGCCAGGCCTCGGCCGGACTGAACTTCTTCATCCCGATCGGCGACGCGCTCGACCGGCTGAGGCTTCAGGTGGGCGGGCCGGAGATCGGGGGGCCGGAGATCGGGGATTGA
- the hslV gene encoding ATP-dependent protease subunit HslV has translation MSSNDPIQWHGTTILCVRKGGEVVIAGDGQVSMGQTVMKSNARKVRRLAGGDVMAGFAGATADAFTLFERLESKLEQHPGQLTRACVEMAKDWRTDRYLRRLEAMMAVADRNVSLVLTGNGDVLEPEDGLIGIGSGGSFALAAARALADIEGLDAETIARKAMRIAADICVYTNHNVIVEKM, from the coding sequence ATGAGTTCCAACGATCCGATCCAATGGCACGGCACCACGATCCTGTGCGTCCGCAAGGGAGGCGAGGTGGTGATCGCCGGTGACGGCCAGGTGTCCATGGGCCAGACCGTGATGAAGTCCAACGCGCGCAAGGTGCGCCGGCTGGCCGGCGGCGACGTGATGGCCGGTTTTGCCGGCGCCACGGCCGACGCCTTCACCCTGTTCGAGCGCCTGGAATCCAAGCTGGAGCAGCATCCCGGCCAGCTCACCCGCGCCTGCGTCGAAATGGCCAAGGACTGGCGGACCGACCGCTACCTGCGCCGGCTGGAGGCAATGATGGCCGTGGCCGACCGCAACGTCAGCCTGGTGCTGACCGGCAACGGCGACGTGCTGGAGCCCGAGGACGGCCTGATCGGCATCGGCTCCGGCGGCAGCTTCGCCCTGGCGGCCGCCCGCGCGCTGGCCGACATCGAGGGACTGGATGCCGAGACGATCGCCCGCAAGGCGATGCGGATCGCCGCCGACATCTGCGTCTATACCAACCATAACGTGATCGTGGAAAAGATGTGA
- the hisB gene encoding imidazoleglycerol-phosphate dehydratase HisB, which yields MDAQPDRSARQASLRRATNETRIEVSLNLDGTGLYKISTGVGFLDHMLEQLSRHSLIDLTVRAEGDLHIDFHHTTEDSGIAIGTAFAQALGDRKGISRYGEATVPMDETLTRVALDLSNRPYLIWKVHFTRDKLGDMDTELFKEWFQAFAQAAGVTLHVETLYGENNHHIVESCFKALARALRAAVEIDPRKADAVPSTKGTLGGTL from the coding sequence ATGGACGCACAGCCCGACAGATCCGCGCGCCAGGCCAGCCTGCGACGCGCCACCAACGAAACCCGGATCGAGGTTTCGCTGAACCTTGACGGGACCGGCCTGTACAAGATTTCCACAGGCGTCGGTTTCCTCGACCACATGCTCGAACAGCTCTCGCGCCACAGCCTGATCGACCTGACGGTCCGGGCGGAAGGCGACCTCCATATCGACTTCCACCACACGACCGAGGATAGCGGGATCGCCATCGGCACCGCCTTCGCGCAGGCGCTGGGCGACCGCAAGGGCATCAGCCGCTACGGCGAGGCGACCGTCCCGATGGACGAGACGCTGACCCGCGTGGCGCTGGACCTGTCCAACCGGCCGTACCTGATCTGGAAGGTCCATTTCACCCGCGACAAGCTGGGGGACATGGACACCGAGCTGTTCAAGGAGTGGTTCCAGGCCTTCGCCCAGGCCGCCGGCGTGACGCTCCACGTCGAGACCCTGTACGGCGAGAACAATCACCATATCGTGGAAAGCTGCTTCAAGGCGCTGGCCCGCGCGTTGCGCGCCGCGGTCGAGATCGACCCGCGCAAGGCCGACGCCGTGCCGTCCACCAAGGGAACGCTCGGCGGCACGCTCTGA
- the hslU gene encoding ATP-dependent protease ATPase subunit HslU: protein MTSFSPREIVSELDRYIVGQHDAKRAVAIALRNRWRRLQLPEGLREEVLPKNILMIGPTGVGKTEIARRLAKLAQAPFLKVEATKFTEVGYVGRDVEQIVRDLVEIAITMTKDKLRKEVASKAELRAEDRVLDALVGTNAAPETRQKFRKMLREGSLNEREIEIQVADTGVPGMPTFDVPGMPGAQMGMLNLNDIFGKAFGGRTKTRRLSVAESYEVLMAEESDKLLDQETVVGEAIQSVEQNGIVFLDEIDKISARTEGRGGADVSREGVQRDLLPLIEGTSVATKHGTVKTDHILFIASGAFHVSKPSDLLPELQGRLPIRVELKALTREDFRRILTEPEASLIKQYKALLKTEEVDLEFADDAIDELASLAAEINTSVENIGARRLHTVMERLLEEISFNASDRGGQTITIDAGYVRTQVSNLAKNADLSKFIL, encoded by the coding sequence ATGACCTCCTTCAGCCCCCGCGAGATCGTCTCGGAACTGGACCGCTACATCGTCGGCCAGCATGACGCCAAGCGCGCGGTCGCGATCGCGCTGCGCAACCGCTGGCGCCGGCTCCAGCTGCCGGAAGGCCTGCGGGAGGAGGTCCTGCCCAAGAACATCCTGATGATCGGCCCGACCGGCGTCGGCAAGACCGAGATCGCGCGCCGGCTGGCCAAGCTGGCCCAGGCCCCGTTCCTGAAGGTGGAGGCCACCAAGTTCACCGAGGTGGGCTATGTCGGCCGCGACGTCGAGCAGATCGTCCGCGACCTGGTCGAGATCGCCATCACGATGACCAAGGACAAGCTGCGGAAGGAAGTGGCCTCCAAGGCCGAGCTGCGCGCCGAGGACCGCGTGCTGGACGCCCTCGTCGGCACCAACGCGGCTCCGGAGACGCGCCAGAAGTTCCGCAAGATGCTGCGCGAGGGATCGCTGAACGAGCGCGAGATCGAGATCCAGGTGGCCGACACCGGCGTGCCGGGGATGCCGACCTTCGACGTGCCCGGGATGCCGGGCGCGCAGATGGGCATGCTCAACCTGAACGACATTTTCGGCAAGGCATTCGGCGGCCGTACCAAGACCCGCCGCCTGTCGGTGGCCGAGAGCTACGAAGTGCTGATGGCCGAGGAGTCCGACAAGCTGCTGGATCAGGAGACGGTCGTCGGCGAAGCGATCCAGTCGGTCGAGCAGAACGGCATCGTCTTCCTGGACGAGATCGACAAGATCTCCGCCCGGACCGAGGGCCGCGGCGGTGCCGACGTCAGCCGCGAGGGCGTCCAGCGCGACCTGTTGCCGCTGATCGAGGGCACGTCGGTCGCGACCAAGCACGGCACCGTCAAGACCGACCACATCCTGTTCATCGCGTCGGGCGCGTTCCACGTCTCCAAGCCGTCGGACCTGCTGCCCGAACTGCAGGGCCGCCTGCCGATCCGGGTCGAGCTGAAGGCGCTGACGCGCGAGGACTTCCGCCGCATCCTGACCGAGCCGGAAGCCAGCCTGATCAAGCAGTACAAGGCGCTGCTGAAGACGGAAGAGGTCGATCTGGAATTCGCCGACGACGCGATCGACGAGCTGGCGAGCCTCGCCGCGGAGATCAACACCTCGGTGGAGAACATCGGCGCCCGCCGGCTGCACACCGTGATGGAGCGGCTGCTGGAGGAGATCAGCTTCAACGCCAGCGACCGCGGCGGCCAGACCATCACGATCGACGCCGGCTATGTCCGCACCCAGGTTTCCAACCTGGCGAAGAACGCCGACCTGTCGAAGTTCATCCTGTAG
- the hisA gene encoding 1-(5-phosphoribosyl)-5-[(5-phosphoribosylamino)methylideneamino]imidazole-4-carboxamide isomerase — translation MILYPAIDLKDGACVRLVRGEMDQATVFNTDPGAQAKSFADQGFQWLHLVDLNGAFEGRPVNAAAVEGVLSAVSMPVQLGGGIRDLKTIEDWLERGITRVILGTVAVRDPELVREACRRFPSRVAVGIDARDGFVAVEGWAKTSTVKALDLALRFEDAGVAAIIYTDINRDGAMGGVNVEATADLAFALTTPVIASGGVSSMADLEALKEVEHTGIEGVICGRALYDGRIDPAEALALLLSPLKSDRDDAGEEA, via the coding sequence ATGATTCTGTACCCAGCGATCGACCTCAAGGATGGTGCCTGCGTCCGCCTCGTCAGGGGCGAAATGGATCAGGCCACCGTCTTCAACACCGACCCCGGAGCCCAGGCGAAGTCCTTCGCCGACCAGGGGTTCCAGTGGCTCCACCTGGTCGATCTCAACGGCGCCTTCGAGGGCCGTCCGGTCAACGCGGCCGCGGTCGAGGGCGTGCTGTCCGCGGTCTCCATGCCGGTCCAGCTCGGCGGCGGCATCCGCGACCTGAAGACGATCGAGGACTGGCTGGAGCGCGGCATCACCCGGGTGATCCTGGGCACCGTCGCCGTGCGCGACCCCGAACTGGTGCGCGAAGCCTGCCGGCGCTTCCCGTCCCGCGTCGCGGTCGGCATCGACGCGCGCGACGGCTTCGTCGCGGTCGAGGGCTGGGCCAAGACCTCCACCGTCAAGGCGCTCGACCTGGCGCTCCGCTTCGAGGATGCCGGCGTCGCCGCGATCATCTACACCGACATCAACCGCGACGGCGCCATGGGCGGCGTCAATGTCGAGGCCACCGCCGACCTCGCCTTCGCCCTGACCACGCCGGTGATCGCCTCGGGCGGCGTCTCCAGCATGGCCGACCTGGAAGCGCTCAAGGAGGTCGAGCATACCGGCATCGAGGGCGTCATCTGCGGCCGGGCGCTCTATGACGGCCGGATCGACCCGGCCGAGGCGCTGGCCTTGCTGTTGTCCCCCCTGAAGAGCGATCGCGACGATGCCGGGGAAGAGGCCTGA